A single region of the Mechercharimyces sp. CAU 1602 genome encodes:
- a CDS encoding helix-turn-helix transcriptional regulator has product MDEAKSSSLSLIGRALADPIRIRILDLIAAGEVMDKETCCSIGMCVCDLQEALDLKQSKVSYHLRELKQADLVHERKQGKWNYYTINTVTLQAFCQDLSHRFHLA; this is encoded by the coding sequence ATGGATGAAGCAAAGAGCAGCTCGCTCTCTCTTATTGGGCGTGCACTCGCTGATCCTATCCGCATCCGCATATTAGATTTAATCGCAGCCGGAGAAGTGATGGATAAAGAGACTTGTTGTTCCATCGGTATGTGCGTTTGTGACCTACAAGAGGCATTGGATTTAAAACAGTCAAAGGTATCGTACCATTTAAGAGAGCTCAAACAGGCAGACCTGGTTCATGAGCGCAAGCAAGGAAAGTGGAACTATTACACTATTAATACAGTCACACTACAAGCATTTTGCCAGGATCTCTCACATCGGTTTCACCTTGCGTAA
- a CDS encoding ArsI/CadI family heavy metal resistance metalloenzyme, with protein MTLKPHVAINVSDLDASVHFYRHLFGEEPAKVRADYAKFDLDEPALNFTLNVGGEVQGGINHLGIQVGSKEEVLASKERLQQAGLATFDEMDTSCCYARQDKIWVTSPDEHRWEVFYVKEDIEQQEKSNCCTSA; from the coding sequence ATGACCTTAAAACCACACGTAGCGATCAATGTTTCAGACCTGGATGCATCTGTTCATTTTTATCGGCATTTGTTTGGGGAAGAACCCGCCAAAGTGCGAGCAGATTATGCAAAGTTTGATTTGGATGAGCCTGCATTAAATTTTACTCTCAATGTAGGTGGGGAAGTACAAGGTGGTATTAATCATTTGGGTATACAAGTAGGATCCAAAGAAGAAGTATTAGCGAGCAAAGAGCGACTACAACAGGCGGGTTTGGCCACTTTTGACGAGATGGACACATCCTGCTGTTACGCTCGTCAGGATAAAATCTGGGTTACCAGCCCTGATGAACATCGGTGGGAAGTCTTTTATGTTAAAGAAGATATAGAGCAGCAAGAAAAAAGTAACTGTTGCACTTCTGCTTAA
- a CDS encoding SBBP repeat-containing protein, with amino-acid sequence MLQASHQYRTYAALYCEEDGYLFLPEKIHFSIEPVYLSKNTELPTITLLFHQSNPYTLIQKQEGSKNTILYKELWPNIDALFYCTKHRFKYEFIVNPGAHISDIQLSYEGIDRVTPDSIGNLYIQTSGGILFERKPVSYQQFREHEIATRFYLHKDNHIRFIVEEEYNHDQPLIIDPEVFYSTFLGGMDMDRGNSIAVDSFRSAYITGFTESTNFPTTSGAFQTTLRGNRDAFVTKLNTTGSSLIYSTYLGGSDIDNGRGITVDDTGSAYVTGSTESTNFPITSNAFQTFLAGGIDAFITKLNAMGSSLLFSTYLGGSNSDIGQSIAVDTLGFSYVTGETTSTDFPVTTGAFQTIFAGATDAFVSKLSPSGSTLSYSTYLGGNGSDGTNEGESIKVDSVGNAYVAGDTSSTNFPVTSGAFQTMFAGGVEDAFVTKLNATGTALIYSTYLGGPGNDEGNSIDIDIDGAAYIAGEAGDGFPITTDAFQTIFGGGQNDAFVAKLNPSGSALVYSTYLGGAGEDDGFGISVNSFGSAWTTGNTESTNFPITPDAIQDNLRGTNDAFITQISFAGTGISFSTYLGGSGADQGRAITLDRFGNAYVTGDTQSANFPTTPGVVQSQFGGDRDAFVVKLGTRLATGPTGPTGPTGSTGAIGATGPTGATGATGAQGVRGPRGRRGPRGPRGPRGIREGEFGE; translated from the coding sequence ATGCTACAAGCGAGTCATCAATACCGCACATACGCTGCTTTATATTGCGAAGAGGATGGGTATCTTTTTCTTCCTGAGAAGATTCACTTCTCAATAGAGCCCGTTTATTTATCTAAAAATACAGAGTTACCAACAATTACGCTTCTCTTTCATCAGAGCAACCCTTATACCCTTATTCAAAAACAAGAGGGAAGCAAAAACACTATCTTATATAAAGAGTTGTGGCCCAATATTGATGCCCTCTTTTATTGTACAAAGCATAGGTTCAAATACGAATTTATCGTGAATCCTGGAGCCCACATTAGCGATATTCAACTCTCTTATGAGGGGATAGACCGAGTAACACCCGATTCAATAGGAAACCTCTACATCCAGACATCAGGTGGAATCTTGTTTGAAAGAAAACCGGTAAGCTACCAACAATTTCGGGAACATGAGATTGCCACTCGTTTTTATTTGCATAAAGACAACCACATTCGTTTTATCGTCGAAGAGGAATACAATCATGATCAACCCCTTATTATTGACCCTGAGGTATTTTATTCCACCTTCCTTGGGGGAATGGATATGGATCGAGGAAATAGCATTGCCGTCGACTCCTTTAGATCTGCTTATATCACGGGGTTTACGGAGTCGACAAACTTTCCTACTACCTCGGGTGCTTTCCAAACCACTCTTCGTGGAAACCGAGATGCCTTTGTTACAAAACTTAATACAACTGGCTCGTCTCTCATATACTCTACCTACCTTGGCGGAAGCGATATTGATAATGGACGAGGGATTACCGTCGATGATACTGGCTCTGCCTATGTAACGGGCAGCACAGAATCAACAAATTTCCCGATTACTTCTAACGCCTTTCAAACTTTTCTCGCAGGTGGAATTGACGCTTTCATTACAAAACTAAATGCGATGGGATCCTCCCTTCTCTTCTCCACTTATCTAGGTGGATCAAATTCTGATATAGGTCAAAGTATCGCAGTTGACACTTTGGGTTTTTCCTATGTAACAGGAGAGACCACATCCACTGATTTCCCCGTCACAACCGGTGCTTTTCAAACAATATTTGCAGGCGCTACAGATGCATTTGTTTCCAAACTTTCTCCTTCAGGAAGCACTCTTTCTTACTCCACCTACCTCGGTGGAAATGGCTCCGATGGAACCAATGAAGGAGAAAGCATAAAGGTCGATTCGGTTGGAAATGCATACGTAGCAGGAGATACCTCTTCTACTAACTTTCCAGTTACATCTGGTGCCTTTCAAACCATGTTTGCCGGAGGAGTAGAGGATGCTTTTGTCACAAAGTTAAATGCGACTGGTACTGCTTTAATTTATTCCACCTATCTCGGCGGACCTGGTAATGATGAAGGGAATTCGATCGATATTGATATTGATGGTGCAGCATATATCGCAGGAGAAGCTGGAGATGGGTTTCCTATTACAACCGATGCATTCCAAACCATCTTTGGTGGAGGACAAAACGACGCTTTTGTAGCCAAACTAAACCCGAGTGGATCCGCGCTTGTCTATTCCACGTATCTTGGTGGCGCTGGCGAGGATGATGGGTTTGGTATTTCTGTCAATTCATTTGGAAGCGCCTGGACCACGGGAAATACAGAGTCAACAAACTTTCCCATCACACCTGACGCCATTCAAGATAATTTGAGAGGAACAAATGACGCTTTCATCACCCAGATTAGTTTTGCTGGAACGGGAATTTCCTTCTCCACTTATCTTGGGGGAAGTGGCGCTGATCAAGGCAGAGCTATCACACTGGATCGCTTCGGTAATGCCTACGTAACAGGAGATACACAATCCGCTAACTTTCCTACCACTCCTGGCGTGGTACAATCTCAATTCGGAGGAGATCGAGACGCATTTGTTGTTAAACTAGGCACACGCCTTGCTACCGGACCGACGGGTCCTACTGGACCTACTGGCAGTACAGGAGCCATCGGAGCAACGGGGCCTACTGGAGCGACTGGGGCGACTGGGGCCCAAGGAGTAAGAGGACCAAGGGGTAGACGAGGGCCAAGAGGACCAAGAGGGCCTCGTGGGATTAGAGAAGGAGAGTTCGGCGAATAG
- the pepF gene encoding oligoendopeptidase F has translation MSEQVNSNRLPLRSEVEEKDTWRLEDIFATDELWEEEFHKLAKMIPQVEQYKGKLGNSASDLYAALQFRDGLSERLGQLYTYAHMRFDQDTTNSVYQSLDDRAKGLLTKASSHMSFIVPEILSLSEEQITNYLQENKDLQLYTQELAELNQQRPHVLSEAEESIMAQLSEVTRASSSTFSMLNNADLTFPEIKDSDGNPLQVTHGRYRQLLDSTDRRVRRDAFQAVYSTYGSYINTFASTLSGQIKGHNVKARIRKYDSARQAALSNNHIPETVYDQLVEGTNEHLSLLHRYIALRKKALGLDELHIYDMYTPLISEVEFNVTYEEAKEILIEALQPLGEEYISILKEAFDNRWVDVYENKGKRSGAYSSGTYGTNPYILMNWQDNLDSLFTLAHEFGHSIHSYYTRKEQPYPYGNYTIFVAEVASTCNEQLLLEYLLKKTDDPRKRLYLINHYLESFRGTFFRQTMFAEFEHLIHQKVEAGEALTPDTLTSSYLALNKKYFGPEVSMDDEIGLEWARIPHFYYNYYVYQYATGYTAAAALSKKILEEGKPAVDRYLGFLKAGSSDYPIEVLKKAGVDMTTSVPTKASLNLFEEKLIEMEKALEATN, from the coding sequence ATGAGTGAACAAGTAAATAGTAACAGGTTACCTTTACGCTCTGAAGTAGAAGAAAAGGATACTTGGCGTTTAGAAGATATTTTCGCCACAGATGAACTATGGGAAGAAGAGTTTCATAAGTTAGCAAAGATGATTCCACAAGTGGAACAGTACAAAGGGAAATTAGGAAACTCGGCAAGTGATCTATATGCTGCGCTACAGTTTCGTGATGGGTTATCTGAGCGCCTCGGTCAGTTATATACATATGCTCATATGCGCTTTGATCAAGATACGACCAATTCTGTTTATCAATCACTTGATGATCGGGCCAAGGGCCTTCTAACGAAAGCATCCAGTCACATGTCTTTTATTGTTCCGGAGATTTTATCTCTATCTGAAGAACAAATCACAAACTACTTACAGGAGAATAAAGACTTGCAACTCTACACTCAAGAGTTAGCAGAGCTGAATCAGCAGCGTCCTCATGTTTTATCCGAAGCAGAAGAGAGTATAATGGCACAACTTTCCGAGGTAACACGCGCTTCTAGTAGCACTTTCTCAATGCTAAATAACGCTGATCTCACCTTCCCCGAGATTAAAGATAGCGATGGCAACCCGCTACAAGTGACGCATGGACGTTATAGACAGTTGCTGGACTCCACCGATCGCCGCGTTCGTCGGGATGCTTTTCAGGCAGTATACAGCACGTACGGTAGCTATATTAACACTTTTGCTAGTACGTTAAGTGGTCAAATAAAGGGACATAATGTAAAAGCACGCATTCGCAAATACGATAGCGCAAGACAAGCCGCTCTAAGTAACAATCATATCCCAGAGACGGTATACGATCAGTTAGTAGAAGGGACCAATGAACATCTTTCTCTTCTCCACCGTTATATTGCACTTCGCAAGAAAGCATTGGGGTTAGATGAGCTGCACATTTACGATATGTATACCCCGCTCATCTCAGAAGTGGAGTTTAACGTAACCTATGAAGAGGCAAAGGAAATCTTAATCGAAGCGCTCCAACCTCTCGGTGAGGAATACATCTCTATTTTAAAAGAAGCATTCGACAATCGTTGGGTGGACGTTTACGAGAACAAAGGCAAGCGAAGTGGAGCTTACTCTTCTGGAACCTATGGTACCAATCCGTATATACTGATGAATTGGCAAGATAATCTAGATAGTCTGTTTACGCTAGCTCATGAATTTGGTCATTCCATTCATAGTTACTATACACGTAAAGAGCAGCCATATCCGTATGGAAATTATACGATTTTCGTAGCTGAAGTCGCCTCTACCTGTAATGAACAGCTACTGTTGGAGTATTTGCTGAAAAAGACAGACGACCCACGTAAACGCCTCTATCTGATCAATCATTATTTAGAGTCTTTCCGGGGGACGTTTTTCCGTCAAACCATGTTTGCTGAATTTGAACATCTCATTCATCAGAAGGTGGAAGCAGGGGAAGCGCTCACACCTGACACATTAACATCTTCTTATTTAGCATTAAATAAGAAGTACTTTGGTCCTGAGGTCTCCATGGATGATGAAATCGGTCTCGAGTGGGCACGTATACCACATTTTTACTACAACTATTATGTATATCAGTATGCAACAGGATATACTGCAGCCGCGGCTCTGTCGAAAAAAATCCTAGAAGAAGGAAAGCCTGCTGTAGATCGCTATCTAGGTTTCTTAAAAGCAGGAAGCTCAGATTATCCAATCGAGGTGCTGAAAAAAGCGGGCGTCGATATGACAACTTCCGTACCTACTAAAGCATCCCTCAATCTGTTTGAAGAAAAGCTGATTGAGATGGAAAAGGCACTGGAAGCAACGAATTAA
- a CDS encoding cysteine hydrolase family protein has product MKQALLIIDVQQELVEGNNEMSGVYNKEALLNNINLVIRKATQSQILVVFVRDKDVANGNGPGFQIHERVKVPATAKIFDKTATNSFYGTPLMAFLKQKDIEHLVIMGCETEHCIDTAVRTATINNFDVTLVGDGHSTTGSSSLPAEDIVNHHNEILHGHYNVDHFSIVRNTQEDLFKPTHNKYR; this is encoded by the coding sequence TTGAAACAGGCTTTACTTATTATTGATGTTCAACAAGAATTAGTTGAGGGAAATAATGAAATGAGTGGTGTCTATAATAAAGAAGCACTATTGAATAATATTAATTTAGTTATTCGTAAGGCAACTCAATCACAAATTTTAGTTGTTTTTGTAAGAGACAAAGATGTAGCAAATGGCAATGGTCCGGGCTTTCAAATACACGAGCGAGTAAAAGTGCCCGCCACTGCTAAAATATTCGATAAAACTGCTACTAATTCATTTTACGGAACACCATTAATGGCATTTTTAAAACAAAAAGATATTGAACATCTTGTTATTATGGGATGTGAAACGGAACATTGTATTGATACAGCCGTTCGTACTGCTACAATCAATAACTTCGATGTCACTCTGGTTGGAGATGGTCACTCGACAACAGGCTCTTCATCACTACCTGCCGAAGATATTGTCAATCACCATAATGAAATCCTTCACGGTCATTACAACGTTGATCACTTTTCCATCGTCCGAAATACTCAAGAAGATTTATTCAAACCCACCCACAACAAATATAGATAA
- a CDS encoding cation:proton antiporter, with protein MLIIELAAILFASKIAGDLSVRLGQPAVLGKLLIGIVLGPTVLGIVTNTEILKEISQIGVILLMFIAGLETDLDKLKSTGKASTSVGILGIILPFSGGYLAGLWLELPQFEAIFLGLLLSATSISISVQALKEMNRLKTREGTTILGAAVIDDVLVIVSLAFLMSFAGGDIQLAEVVIKKVLFFAIAIVVAWKVIPWVLKLFAPLKVTESVISAALIICFVYAFVAEFAGVAAIIGAYIAGVGISLTDYKHEVFEKVETISYSIFVPVFFTSIGVAIEFIGIGDQVGLIVILSMIAILTKLVGAGIGAKISGFGWRSSFGIGSGMVSRGEVALIIAAIGLETALLSEELFAVVVVVVLITTIATPPMMKWFFTEKKASPSLTK; from the coding sequence TTGCTGATTATCGAGTTAGCTGCAATCTTATTTGCTTCTAAAATAGCGGGCGATTTAAGTGTCCGATTAGGCCAACCAGCTGTATTAGGGAAACTATTGATTGGAATCGTTTTAGGCCCAACCGTTTTAGGGATTGTTACCAATACAGAAATATTGAAGGAGATTAGCCAGATTGGTGTGATCCTGCTCATGTTTATTGCAGGATTAGAGACGGATCTAGATAAATTGAAGAGCACGGGCAAAGCATCCACCAGTGTAGGGATACTGGGAATTATTCTCCCTTTCTCAGGAGGCTATCTTGCCGGATTATGGTTGGAATTACCCCAATTTGAAGCTATATTCCTAGGATTACTTCTTTCTGCGACCAGTATAAGTATCTCCGTACAAGCGCTAAAAGAAATGAATCGATTAAAAACCAGAGAAGGTACCACAATCTTAGGAGCAGCCGTGATTGACGACGTTCTGGTTATTGTCTCCTTGGCTTTTCTGATGAGCTTTGCAGGTGGAGACATTCAATTAGCGGAAGTAGTCATTAAAAAAGTGCTTTTCTTTGCAATTGCTATTGTGGTTGCTTGGAAGGTGATTCCCTGGGTGCTAAAACTTTTCGCCCCACTAAAAGTAACAGAGTCCGTTATTTCTGCAGCGCTTATTATCTGCTTTGTATATGCTTTCGTTGCTGAGTTTGCAGGAGTCGCTGCTATTATTGGTGCGTATATTGCCGGGGTGGGCATTAGTTTAACAGACTACAAGCATGAAGTATTTGAAAAGGTGGAAACGATTAGCTACTCCATTTTTGTCCCCGTGTTTTTTACATCCATCGGTGTAGCAATTGAGTTTATTGGAATTGGTGATCAAGTAGGCTTGATCGTTATTCTCAGTATGATTGCCATTCTAACCAAGTTAGTCGGGGCAGGTATCGGGGCCAAAATCTCTGGATTTGGTTGGAGAAGCTCCTTTGGCATTGGTTCTGGAATGGTTTCTAGAGGAGAAGTCGCCTTGATCATCGCTGCTATCGGTCTAGAAACAGCATTATTAAGTGAAGAATTGTTTGCGGTGGTGGTAGTGGTAGTATTAATCACGACGATTGCTACTCCTCCAATGATGAAATGGTTTTTCACCGAGAAAAAAGCTTCCCCTTCACTGACAAAGTAG
- a CDS encoding TerC family protein gives MDIALILEYSWILLVLIILEGILAADNALVIAVMVKHLPEKERKKALFYGLAGAFVFRFLSLFAISFLIHVWQLQAIGAFYLIVISLNHVVKKWLIKRRSAKVEETTPPSSQSGFWMTVFKVELTDIVFAVDSILAAVALAVSLPQTPLPQVGGIDGGQFLIVLIGGLIGLVLMRFAATFFSSLLETRPALETVAFLIVGWVGVKLAVYTLSHPQLAVLDESFPSSLAWKAIFWGILLTIAIGGWFLSKEKEEVA, from the coding sequence ATGGATATTGCTTTAATTCTAGAATATAGTTGGATTTTATTGGTCTTAATTATACTCGAAGGAATTTTAGCAGCCGACAACGCATTGGTTATTGCGGTTATGGTAAAACACCTTCCTGAAAAAGAACGAAAGAAAGCGCTGTTTTATGGATTAGCAGGGGCGTTTGTTTTTCGCTTTCTCTCTCTTTTTGCCATCTCGTTCCTTATTCATGTGTGGCAGCTACAAGCGATCGGTGCTTTTTACCTCATTGTAATATCACTTAATCATGTAGTGAAAAAGTGGCTTATTAAAAGAAGGTCGGCGAAAGTAGAGGAAACGACTCCCCCCTCCTCTCAGTCAGGTTTTTGGATGACTGTGTTTAAGGTAGAATTAACCGATATCGTGTTCGCAGTAGATTCCATTTTAGCTGCAGTCGCACTCGCGGTAAGCTTACCTCAAACCCCTTTGCCGCAAGTAGGCGGAATTGATGGAGGGCAATTTCTAATCGTGCTCATCGGTGGGCTAATCGGCCTTGTGCTAATGAGATTTGCCGCCACTTTTTTCAGCTCTCTCCTAGAGACACGCCCAGCTTTAGAGACGGTCGCTTTTCTAATCGTTGGTTGGGTGGGAGTGAAACTAGCTGTTTATACTCTTTCTCATCCTCAGCTCGCTGTTCTTGATGAATCCTTCCCTAGTTCCCTTGCATGGAAAGCGATTTTCTGGGGAATTCTGCTGACCATCGCGATTGGTGGATGGTTCTTATCCAAAGAAAAAGAAGAAGTCGCGTAG
- a CDS encoding aminoglycoside phosphotransferase family protein — translation MIPLAEKDVQLLHRIYGEQGQKWIKELPLLLKHCEQAWSLNITSYFPISYNIVANAIQGERTVVVKLSLPGKEFEREAAALAYYEGRGAVNLLEMDVTRGALLLERVEPGESLKSVPDDEEATLIAATLIQELYQPKPRHSTFVHTRAMEVEWGKMKANPPFASEMIIRGEQLFSILHQTMPSEQFLHGDLHHDNILRSTEGTWRAIDPKGMVGEPTYQVLSFLLNHLPPKIEERITLTRRRIEIFASELQLDPVRIMQWGYCQALISAWWHIESRTEGETDALQMAEIFTALEAEIS, via the coding sequence ATGATACCCTTAGCTGAAAAAGATGTACAACTACTTCACCGTATATATGGAGAGCAAGGACAGAAGTGGATTAAAGAGCTTCCTTTACTCTTAAAGCATTGTGAACAAGCATGGTCACTCAACATAACCTCTTATTTTCCCATTAGCTACAACATCGTAGCTAATGCCATTCAAGGAGAACGAACGGTGGTAGTAAAACTATCTCTTCCTGGGAAAGAGTTTGAACGGGAAGCAGCGGCTCTAGCTTATTACGAAGGTAGAGGGGCAGTTAACCTGTTGGAGATGGATGTAACACGGGGAGCGTTATTATTAGAACGAGTAGAGCCGGGGGAGTCTTTAAAAAGTGTACCTGACGATGAAGAAGCAACTCTCATTGCGGCTACGTTAATACAAGAGCTTTATCAACCTAAGCCGCGACATTCTACTTTTGTGCACACACGTGCGATGGAAGTAGAATGGGGGAAAATGAAAGCAAATCCTCCGTTTGCAAGCGAGATGATTATACGTGGGGAACAATTATTTTCCATTTTACACCAAACGATGCCGTCCGAACAATTCCTACATGGTGATCTCCACCATGACAATATTTTACGTTCAACGGAGGGGACATGGCGGGCGATAGACCCCAAAGGAATGGTGGGAGAACCTACATACCAAGTACTCTCCTTTTTGCTCAATCATTTGCCACCGAAAATAGAAGAGCGGATTACGCTGACTCGTCGTCGCATCGAAATTTTTGCTTCTGAACTTCAGTTGGATCCAGTACGAATCATGCAGTGGGGTTATTGCCAAGCTTTAATTTCCGCTTGGTGGCATATCGAAAGCCGTACTGAAGGTGAAACGGATGCACTACAGATGGCTGAAATATTTACTGCCTTAGAAGCTGAAATAAGCTAA
- a CDS encoding rhodanese-related sulfurtransferase — translation MTEAQTYQILLYYKYVPIIDPEAFRDEQYALCEELGLKGRILVAAEGINGTVSGPRRQTERYMEIMHAHKNFADMPFKVDDYDGHAFNRLSVKVKKELVTFRFEDDPDPNTDGGKHLSPKEFYEHLLQDDVIVIDGRNDYEYEIGHFRGAIRPEVNTSRQFEKWIRENLADKKEKKIITYCTGGIRCEKITAFMKKEGFQDVAQLDGGIVSYSKDPEVKGKLFDGKCYVFDQRIAVSINQEEDKVIGKCHHCGQPCDRYINCDYQPCHTQHISCVSCATEHDQCCSQACQEAKAEERELNKV, via the coding sequence ATGACTGAGGCTCAAACATATCAGATTTTACTCTACTATAAATATGTTCCGATCATTGATCCGGAAGCGTTTCGTGATGAGCAGTACGCTCTTTGTGAAGAGCTCGGATTGAAGGGACGCATCCTCGTTGCAGCAGAGGGTATTAACGGGACAGTCTCTGGGCCAAGGAGACAGACGGAGCGCTACATGGAAATAATGCATGCGCACAAAAATTTTGCTGACATGCCTTTTAAAGTGGATGATTATGATGGACATGCGTTTAACCGTTTGTCGGTAAAGGTAAAAAAAGAGCTTGTCACTTTCCGCTTCGAAGATGATCCCGATCCCAATACGGATGGAGGCAAGCACCTTTCACCGAAAGAATTTTATGAGCATCTGCTTCAAGATGATGTTATCGTCATTGATGGACGCAATGACTATGAATATGAAATTGGTCATTTTCGTGGTGCCATTCGCCCTGAAGTGAATACATCACGTCAATTTGAAAAGTGGATACGAGAAAATCTGGCAGACAAGAAAGAGAAGAAAATTATCACTTACTGTACGGGCGGAATTCGCTGTGAGAAAATCACTGCGTTTATGAAGAAAGAAGGATTTCAAGATGTCGCACAACTTGATGGGGGGATTGTTTCCTACAGTAAAGATCCCGAGGTTAAAGGGAAACTCTTTGATGGGAAATGTTATGTCTTTGATCAACGTATCGCTGTGTCTATCAATCAAGAAGAGGATAAAGTTATAGGAAAGTGTCACCATTGTGGCCAGCCTTGTGATCGGTATATCAACTGTGACTATCAACCGTGTCATACACAGCATATTAGTTGCGTTTCATGTGCAACAGAGCATGATCAATGTTGTAGCCAGGCTTGTCAAGAAGCAAAAGCAGAAGAGCGCGAACTAAACAAAGTATGA
- a CDS encoding nitroreductase family protein translates to MSQKRMDKQDYFDKINEIKVEDKPQHHVDPDFFSVAEGRSSVRHYDPTHSMTDSEIKELIEVAIQAPSSSNLQPWRFLVIQEPSLKEKLFPIANNQQQIKDASAVIAVFGDTEWYQRAEEIYDIPVQRGSMTEEIKSFYVNQIMQHYGELSLADATRMVMVDGGLVSMQLMLAAKAKGYDTVPMGGFDPAKFAEEFNVPQTYLPVMLIAIGKAAKAGFAKFRLPQEEVTFWNKF, encoded by the coding sequence ATGTCCCAAAAAAGAATGGATAAGCAAGATTACTTTGATAAAATAAACGAGATCAAAGTGGAGGATAAACCACAACACCACGTCGATCCCGATTTCTTTAGTGTAGCAGAAGGAAGAAGCTCTGTTCGCCATTATGATCCTACCCATAGCATGACCGATTCGGAAATTAAAGAATTGATTGAGGTTGCTATTCAAGCTCCATCATCCTCTAACCTTCAACCTTGGCGGTTTCTTGTTATTCAAGAACCATCATTAAAAGAAAAATTATTTCCTATTGCCAATAATCAACAACAAATAAAGGATGCTTCAGCTGTCATCGCAGTCTTTGGTGACACGGAGTGGTACCAGCGGGCAGAAGAAATCTATGATATTCCCGTGCAACGAGGTTCTATGACCGAAGAGATTAAGTCCTTCTATGTTAATCAAATAATGCAACATTACGGGGAGCTATCGCTTGCTGATGCGACCCGCATGGTGATGGTTGATGGCGGCTTGGTATCGATGCAATTAATGCTAGCAGCAAAAGCAAAAGGATACGACACTGTTCCAATGGGTGGGTTTGATCCAGCTAAGTTTGCAGAAGAATTTAATGTCCCACAAACGTACTTGCCAGTGATGTTGATTGCCATAGGGAAAGCCGCTAAAGCAGGTTTTGCCAAGTTCCGGTTGCCACAAGAAGAAGTTACATTCTGGAACAAGTTTTAA
- a CDS encoding alpha/beta fold hydrolase, with product MKINLDNTQIHYNIYGSGTAVLMIHGFTPDHRLMKGCLEPVFDGKRGYKRIYFDLPGMGKTRRYEQISTTDEMLEAVLFFIDEVIGDEPFIIIGESYGGYLARGVIAKRKEQIIAAAFICPLINPNERSLPPHFICERDEEFLTQLSQEDRINFEKVCVVLNEHTWNRYRDEILAGCKLADHPFLEKIRMNYAFSYDIDSKVGSFDEPTLFLLGKQDSITGYEDAFNILSQFPRATFAVLDQAGHNLQIEQEGLFHSLVEEWLKRVSNRPSV from the coding sequence ATGAAAATTAATTTAGACAATACTCAGATACATTATAATATTTATGGATCGGGAACAGCAGTCTTGATGATTCATGGTTTCACACCGGATCACCGTTTGATGAAGGGTTGTCTAGAGCCCGTTTTCGACGGAAAAAGAGGATACAAAAGGATATATTTTGATTTGCCTGGGATGGGAAAAACGAGAAGGTATGAACAGATAAGCACCACGGACGAGATGTTAGAGGCTGTTTTGTTCTTCATAGATGAGGTGATCGGCGATGAGCCGTTCATTATTATTGGCGAATCCTATGGTGGTTATCTTGCTCGTGGAGTGATTGCAAAAAGAAAAGAACAAATCATCGCAGCCGCGTTTATATGTCCTCTAATTAATCCGAATGAAAGAAGTCTACCTCCTCATTTTATTTGTGAACGGGATGAAGAATTTCTAACTCAACTAAGTCAGGAAGACCGAATCAATTTCGAAAAGGTGTGTGTTGTACTTAATGAACATACTTGGAATCGTTATCGAGATGAAATTTTAGCGGGCTGTAAGCTAGCTGACCATCCGTTTTTGGAGAAAATCAGGATGAATTACGCTTTTTCTTACGATATAGATAGCAAAGTAGGTTCATTTGATGAACCTACGCTTTTTCTATTAGGAAAGCAAGATTCGATAACGGGGTATGAAGATGCTTTTAACATTCTTTCCCAATTTCCCCGCGCGACTTTTGCCGTTCTTGATCAAGCAGGACATAATTTGCAAATTGAACAGGAGGGCTTATTTCACTCTTTAGTCGAAGAGTGGCTAAAGAGGGTAAGTAATAGACCCTCAGTATAG